One window of Microlunatus antarcticus genomic DNA carries:
- a CDS encoding 1-phosphofructokinase family hexose kinase, translating to MIHALGLSPSLDVVYVLDAVTTGTIHRPRSVVRLAGGKSLNVARALARLGRPVRAVAPLAGPLGDLVADLLEPTGVELVRLSTTAPTRMCVSAADETAGTLTEFYEVAPPADGTELDQVDAALADVAPGDWLVLSGSVPPGVDLDLLVALLAGVRERGARLVVDTHGPVLPLLLEVAAPDVVKINRSEAAELVGRDPADLEELGAAVRAAGAGVLVLTDGSAGAVSWDDDGTWRVTTDAAPGGFPVGSGDCFLAGLVADLASDVRLPDALVTAAAVGAANAAVPGGALFDDATLAHLRARTRAARVHA from the coding sequence GTGATCCACGCGCTCGGGCTGAGTCCCTCCCTGGACGTGGTCTACGTCCTCGACGCCGTCACCACCGGCACGATCCACCGGCCACGTTCCGTGGTGCGGCTGGCCGGCGGCAAGTCGCTGAACGTCGCCCGCGCCCTCGCCCGGCTGGGTCGCCCGGTACGCGCGGTCGCCCCGCTCGCCGGTCCGCTCGGCGACCTCGTGGCCGACCTGCTCGAGCCCACCGGGGTCGAGCTCGTCCGGCTGTCGACCACGGCGCCCACCCGGATGTGCGTCAGCGCCGCCGACGAGACGGCGGGCACGCTGACCGAGTTCTACGAGGTCGCCCCGCCGGCCGACGGGACCGAGCTGGACCAGGTCGACGCCGCCCTCGCGGACGTGGCGCCGGGGGACTGGCTGGTCCTCTCCGGCAGCGTCCCGCCGGGGGTCGACCTGGACCTCCTCGTCGCGCTGCTGGCCGGCGTCCGTGAACGGGGTGCGCGCCTCGTCGTGGACACCCACGGTCCGGTCCTGCCGCTCCTGCTCGAGGTCGCCGCTCCCGACGTGGTCAAGATCAACCGCTCCGAGGCCGCCGAGCTCGTGGGTCGGGACCCGGCCGACCTCGAGGAGCTGGGCGCTGCCGTGCGGGCCGCCGGGGCGGGCGTCCTCGTCCTCACCGACGGGTCGGCCGGCGCGGTCAGCTGGGACGACGACGGGACGTGGCGGGTCACCACCGACGCGGCGCCCGGCGGGTTCCCGGTCGGCAGCGGCGACTGCTTCCTCGCCGGGCTCGTCGCCGACCTCGCGTCCGACGTACGCCTGCCCGACGCACTGGTGACCGCCGCGGCCGTCGGCGCCGCGAACGCGGCCGTCCCCGGCGGCGCCCTCTTCGACGACGCCACGCTGGCCCACCTCAGGGCGCGGACGCGTGCCGCTAGGGTTCACGCGTGA